One window from the genome of Cryptomeria japonica chromosome 6, Sugi_1.0, whole genome shotgun sequence encodes:
- the LOC131876547 gene encoding uncharacterized protein LOC131876547: MWLKDDHILELLKEWWNGPMISGSKIFKVVNKLKIIKKNLIQWNREHFGNIFDYKAKVEAELAEVNEQVIRFGMDESLFLKEKKLMVDHESIVAKEEVFWKQKSRESWLEAGDKNAKFFHNSVRMRRVRNHILRIKDSNGSKVVNPITIVKEAADFFTLILTSDQSPHNSPQDMFIKSIPRLLNKEHSNAFNAKFSLAEVEAALKQMSPDKFPRPDGFPTSFLQVCWPFLGEEVTTYLEGMRNLGNILKEINNTFLALIPTNDKPKCFDEF, translated from the coding sequence atgtggctTAAAGATGATCATATCCTGGAGCTCCTAAAAGAATGGTGGAATGGGCCCATGATCTCTGGATCCAAGATTTTTAAGGTTGTTAACAAACTTAAGATAATCAAGAAGAACCTTATTCAATGGAATAGGGAGCACTTTGGCAATATCTTCGATTACAAAGCTAAGGTGGAAGCTGAGCTAGCAGAAGTTAATGAGCAAGTGATTAGATTTGGTATGGATGAGTCTTTGTTTCTCAAAGAGAAGAAACTTATGGTGGACCATGAATCTATTGTCGCCAAAGAAGaagtcttctggaaacaaaaatctagagagtccTGGTTGGAGGCGGGCGATAAGAATGCCAAATTTTTTCACAATAGTGTAAGAATGAGAAGAGTCAGAAACCATATCTTGAGAATTAAGGATAGTAATGGCTCTAAGGTGGTTAATCCTATTACCATTGTGAAAGAGGCTGCTGATTTCTTTACCCTTATCCTAACCTCGGATCAAAGCCCTCATAACTCTCCCCAAGACATGTTTATCAAGAGTATCCCTAGGCTTTTGAACAAGGAACATTCTAATGCTTTTAATGCCAAATTTTCTCTAGCAGAAGTTGAAGCTGCTCTTAAGCAGATGAGTCCAGATAAATTCCCTAGGCCGGATGGCTTTCCTACTAGCTTCTTGCAAGTATGTTGGCCCTTTCTCGGTGAGGAAGTTACAACATATCTGGAAGGGATGAGAAACTTAGGAAACATCCTCAAGGAAATCAACAACACCTTTCTGGCCCTTATCCCTACAAATGACAAACCAAAGTGTTTTGATGAATTCTGA